In Elusimicrobiota bacterium, a single window of DNA contains:
- the rplO gene encoding 50S ribosomal protein L15: MRICDLKPAKGAKHRRKIVGRGRGSGHGGSSTRGTKGQNARAGRGTRPGFEGGQMPLIRRIPKRGFTNIFKKEYEIINLKTLEKMFEPNSEITKQVLIQKNLIKDSLPLKILGDGILTKPLKITADKFSKSAIEKIKQAGGEVAVSRE; the protein is encoded by the coding sequence ATGCGAATTTGTGATTTGAAACCTGCAAAAGGTGCCAAACATAGACGAAAAATAGTAGGCAGAGGCCGCGGCTCCGGGCATGGCGGGTCTTCAACCAGAGGAACAAAAGGGCAGAATGCCCGCGCAGGTAGAGGAACCAGACCGGGTTTTGAAGGTGGCCAAATGCCACTTATCCGCCGTATTCCTAAACGTGGTTTTACAAATATTTTTAAGAAAGAATATGAGATAATTAATTTGAAAACACTTGAAAAAATGTTTGAACCAAACTCTGAAATAACAAAACAGGTTTTGATACAGAAAAATTTGATAAAAGACAGTTTACCACTAAAAATTTTGGGTGATGGCATTCTAACAAAACCGCTTAAAATAACAGCGGATAAGTTCTCTAAAAGCGCTATTGAAAAAATCAAGCAAGCAGGTGGTGAAGTGGCAGTGAGTAGGGAATAG